Genomic DNA from Campylobacter concisus:
AAACTAATATTTTCTATTAGTTCTAAATTTTCATTTTTTATGACAACTAAATCGACTTGAAAATCTCTATTTGGCTCATTTTTCATCATATAAAAATTTATAGTTTTTAAAATTTTTATATATTTTGCCTTATTTAGTCTATACTCTGCTTCATATTCTCCGCTAGTTGCTTTTACCTCTATGAAGTGTAAAATTTTATCACTACTTAGTGCGATAATGTCGATCTCACCAAATTTAGAGTGAAAATTTCTCTCTAAAATTATAAAACCAAGCTTTTGTAAAAATTCACACGCCCTATCTTCTGAGCTTTTGCCAAAGAGATACTCTTTTAACCCCAAGCTACTCCTCGATCCTCATCATAAATGGTTCTTCTTTTATATACTCT
This window encodes:
- a CDS encoding YraN family protein, encoding MGLKEYLFGKSSEDRACEFLQKLGFIILERNFHSKFGEIDIIALSSDKILHFIEVKATSGEYEAEYRLNKAKYIKILKTINFYMMKNEPNRDFQVDLVVIKNENLELIENISL